The Cinclus cinclus chromosome 5, bCinCin1.1, whole genome shotgun sequence genome segment TGAAATTAGTAGTTTTGCAGATTCTTTTGTGAACTAAattgttttgcttatttttgtaTATAAAGCCTACCTTATGAAGTAAGAATGCTCTCTTCAGTAGACTTAACTAATACAGTGGAAATAGGATCCTGTAAATAAGTGGAAGAGAAATACTATTCACTGTGTTGAGAGGCTTCTGTTTTCTCAGAACCATTTGTGACATCACCAAACATGTTCCAGGTGTCTAAATAAATGCTGAATCCAATGTCGCAGGTAGAATAAAGTGCATATACTGAAGTGgcttactttctttttcctttttccttttttttctttttttcctgtttttcctttttattttgtttcctttttcccctttgtttattttgtctttgttttgtcttttaatattAAACAAAACTGTCAATTCCTAAAGTAACATAAAACTTCTGTTACGTTAAGAAAAAAGGCTTCAGCCACAGGGctttaaatcttttttaaagttttgccAGTCAGACCATCACTAGATGTGCATCTTTGTACTATCTACAAGTTTTTAGTGTTGCATAGAGAAGTATGTGGTGTGGGGTGTCTTTTCTTCCACAGCTCACCTTCTATTCTTTTCTCCCTTCAGGGTACAAAACCTTTATACAAATAGAGCCAGTTCTAGTTCATGGTCTCGTTGAAAAAATACTTTGGGTTGTTAGGTTAAAGGTAGTGAATCACAAATATCGATTGAATTGGCAGTATTCGTGATGTGAGTTTTAATATTCAGTgttctaaaaggaaaattaattaggaTATTCTGTGAGCAGAGTTGTACCCAGTGGCTCCACATGGTGGAGATAGTGTACTTCATGTTTTGAACTGATCTGTCAAAATCTAAACATGGTCTTCCTGCTGTGTGGCATTTTTAAAAcgtgtttttctttaaaagaaggCTCAATATTAAGAAAATGATGTTTTACATTTGCTACAGGGactaagagaaacaaaacatcCTTATACTTTTGTTTCCAAGGAGGGTTTTAAAGAATTACTTCTGGTTGAAGGTGCTGCTGAAAAAGCTATTCCCTTGTTGCCTCGTCTAGTTCCAGTCTTAAAGGCTGCACTGGTACGTCTTGCTCTTCATGCAGTGATTTTAATGGGTTtgattttgtgggtttttttctgctggtgaGAACTACATGGGTAATATTAATGTAATAAATCTATTGCATGGGCTTTTGGTTTGGGGGGTAGGAAtgatttctctttcatttgttAACCTTGCGTAGGTTAATTAGCTAAATATGTCTTTCAGTATAAATTAAGATGGGCAACTCCTTGTATAACTGTATGAAAGTAGCTATGGGAATATTGTATGAAACATCTCTTAAAGGTTTTAATataatcagaaataaatatatatatttgtggtGGGCTTTTTTATATGTCCACACAAtaacatgcaaaaaataaaaatgagttgAAGTAAATGGATATACAGGAATAAATACTCATCTATTACATGTAACAATTCAAGACATTCTACCAAGGTAAAACAGAATCACAAAAGAAGGGACCCACTAGGATCATTGGGTCCAGCTCCCAGGTCTGCACAGCACCATCTCCAGAATATGTcagtgaggaagaaggaagaatatACATTTAAAGTGTTTGAGGTcatattattaattaaaaaaacccaaaaacctctTCTACACCATCAGAAAATAAAGTGAGATATTGGTTTTAAAGGTTATCTCTTTTGGATCTTTTTCATGTCTTTGAGAGCCCTTTTCTGGTTCAGTAAGTAGCTGTCCATTCATCTAGCTGTGTTTCAGTTCTGATTTAACAGACATGGCTTGAAGTTTGAAAATTAATCTCAAATCAGATGTAACAGAAGTTCAGAATTGTGTTAACACTTCCTTTGATTTAGCTTAAAGgcaaaattaatcaaattattCTTGTCTTTTCCTCCAATTCACGTTACTTTTTTGATAATTTTCATtgttgcacttttttttttggtatcgTGTCTTTTTAAATCTTCTACTACACAAGCAGTCAACGATTTctagttaaaaagaaaatgttcaggGCCCAGATGCTGGAGAGGAAAAACAGTTGTTTAAATAAACTTATAGTTTAGAATGAAACCAAAATAAGTTGTTATGAGTCCATTTCTCTGCTAAAGGAAAAACCAGATAACTATAAACCATTAGAGATGTCAGATGAAGAAGAAACTTCCCATGGGAGAAATAAAGTTGACAAAGAACCATAGAAATAGACAAGAGCCTGGTAATTGCTAGGAGGTGACAAAGGTGTAGTTGGCTAGAGGACTAAATTAACTGAGGCAGAAAGTCATTGGCTCCTCTGTTTTCTCCAGCAAAGAAAGTTATTGTTATGAATTACATGGAAATTACCCAGAATTCATTACATTTGTAACTAAAATGGTGTCTTTCATTTTCAACAATTTGAAAGGGTATTTCTAATATGCtgtgaaatactgaaattatcAGTGTAGCAAGCTGTTCTGCATGCCAcagaaattttttatttcagcaataGTAAATTATTAGCTTTGTTGTCTTAGAAGAAATACAGGAGTTTTTTGGACAGTTCAtggatgcttttgttttccacttTAAAAATGTGCTCTGGCTTTAAATTTGGCCTCTAGAGACTAATATTCAGTCATGCTGTACTTCTATTTCTAGACTTGTATCGTTATAGcagttttaatgtttaaaaCTACTCCATACAATTGTAATACAGAGATTGCAGTTTAGAAAAAACTTACGTGTTTGTCTGAATGTTActcacaggatttttttttccttcctcttctgaaGGCCCATGTGGATGATGAAGTTTTTGGAAGGGGATTGGAAGCTTTAGTGCAATTGAGTGCTGTTGTTGGCCCATCTCTTAATGATCATCTTAAACTTCTACTCACAAATGTAAGTTTTTAATGCTGCAATAAACAatcatttgtatttttatggCACTCCTGTTGAGATGTTAATATAATATCTGCACAGATACAGTGGAGGACTCAGCAGTTCCACaaaaagcattatttcacatAGTCCCCTATGTGAGTTCTTTGTTCTTTGATAATATGGTGACTTACAAAGTTTGAGCAAGGTCCAAAAACTGTTGTTAATGTAAATTCAAGAATAATGGAAGTATTCTCTCTACTATTTATGAAAACATCCAGATGCTTTGTTTTGGAGTAAAATTTAttgcaaaatgtgtttttgaTCTTAAATCTGAATATCTTAACAAAACCATGAACGTTTCAATACAGTAACAGAAGCAAATATTCCCACTCCTTTTAGATGGGAATTCTGCACAAGGAAGTTTTCACTAAATAAGCTTTGAGTAAGATTATGAGAAGTATTTTTATACCAAGTCATTCTGAGGACATCATTCCTCTGTCAGACAGGCTTTTCATGGTTTCTTTTAGCCTGCTTGCAAAGTGCActtttacagcaaaataaaaggaCCTTTTGGACAATCAATACAGAAGAGAGaacttacagcttttttttttttaagtatttccaCTATAATAAATCTCTTTCAGTGTCCATGAGAAAAAAGTTAACTTTTCATGTGAACAGCTCTTTAACAATAACTTTTTTAAGGTGgatatttctttcaaatttgtttggtaaaagaaaaagaaatatttttgtaggtTAACATATCAGTTTTCTTTGAAGTTTCTCTTTAGTtaaatttttattccatttgctTTTTTGAGTTCCATACTGTGACATCAGTTACAAGTTATAAAGTAATGTTTCTTTGTGGCTTTAGTAGTGCAAAGGTATGATGGAATAAAGTAACAAAATAGATTATTATTGCCTCTTTGCATATATTGTACTATATTGTGCAACAAacctttttactttttccaaTAGCTATTAAAGAGATTAATGGACAAGAAATATAGAGAAAAAGTTACTGTTGCTTTACAAAAGTTGGAGCACCATGGTGGAAAGGTGAGTTGATCAGATGTTTATTCAGTAATCTACACTTTTTAATACAATTTTGTCAAAACAGCTTTCATCTCTGGTTTTGTTGCACAGCTGGCATACATGCTTGGTGTTCCATTTTCTGGACTAAATTTGTTTCTCAACAAGATTTACTCTTGCACAAAGTTACTTTTTGCTGTTACTGATGATGGCTGCCTGTTCCCACTAATAATATACTGTTTATGCCATTTCCTGAAGGAATCTGACACTCACATTCCAGCTCATCCTGGTTAACCCAGAATTTAGATATGCGATGGCTATAAAATCAGAAAAGATGCTTTAAGTAATAAATGGCAGAGGTTTCTTCTGTTGAACATTGTTTTGCCAAATGTTGTGCTGCACATTGtgcacaaaggagaaaaggagaaaaaaatgaggattACTGGCTTAGATGTTCATctagaagagaaaatgtttgctttcttgACTCTATGAACAGTTGTATGTGTTATATGAAATGGTTGTTCACAAATAATAGGAATAACCTGAGGAGCAGGGATTTAGCAGGCCTAGAAGTACTGAGCTTGTGTGTCTTAGCCAGTTGGTGCCTAAATAATCAGTAGATGCCTcttcatttttgtgtgtgtgctcatGTTCATTTAAGAGAAGTAGCAGTGTTTGTATTACAGACTTGAAAAATGAAGGACGATGaaagttttttatttatatgaagtgagacaagaaaaggaaaattatgtcTTGTCTTAACGTTCTGAAAATTTAGGTCTGGATAATATAATAAATCCAGTGAGCCATTAATCTCTAATTCTTTTGTCACTCCCCTGATTTCTTGTAGTCTTACCTGTTTTATGAGTAAATCTTGCTGTAAGTCATTTAAAAAGACAGTAATaacataaagcaaataaaacctggAAACAAACCACTAAATTGTGGTTGCAAGCAATAGTATATAATCCAACCAATTAATttatcaaatttattttctaaattaattataaagcatataattcttatttttgttgGAAGTCCCTTCTAAAACATTATTCCTCTACTTAAAAATCCTTATTACTTCATGTCTATATTTATTCTCCCTTTTAAGTATGAATGCACATGCCCCTCCTTTTGGATGTTTACTCCTCAGCATTAGTTACCACAATGGTACATTTTCCCAGTTCATTATTTTCAGCCCTTTTGACAGTAAATTTCTCAACAAATACTAACTTTTTACTTTTCTACTGTTTGATAATAGCAAACATAACTAAGTAAAAGTTGTGAATATGCAATTTATAGAGACTATATGAGTACTGTAGTATGTAGTGCTAGTGCCacttattttgtttaattttttttgttttcctcaacAGGCAGCTGTGGCTATCATCAAATCTAAAATTCCAACCTATTGTTCTATATACTCTTGAACAAGGAAACTGTAGTGATTTATACTGTAAGGTAAAGTTTGGAAACAAACTGTCCGTAAATATCACTGAAATTTATTTGGGATAGGATATATtctcttaaaataataataataattcttcAGTATGATGGAGATCAGGAGTCTTACCAGTTTGTGAATATAGAATTATGGAAGACTTCTCTTTGTATATTGTATATGCATTGGGCTTACAATGACGCTGATTAATGTGCTAttatttcaaaagcagaataaagattgattcttatttaattttaaattacaatttCATTTATTATATCTGCAGTGTTTAATATGTTTTGTATATTTGTGTGATGCAAAAGAATTTGATTGTAATTACTTAAATAAAATCTGACTTGGTGTTAAATTGCATATGTATGGCTACTTTCAAAATACGTAACTTATTTTGTGACACATCACAGATGGATGCATTTAGGTTCAGAGTCAGCTTTTAAAGGTGTGAAACTGAACCCAGTTAACAGGCAGCATATGGTCCAAAGCTGAACTTGCTCAGTGCATTCTCAGCACGTCCTTTTGAGAGCCTGGAGAGGCTCTGGAGAATACAGTGTAGACACATCAGGTTGCtccacagagccacagctgaGGTTTTGCTCAGCTAATTAGTTCCTGTTAACTTTGAGCCTGCTGAATGGGAGCTGGATGGAGGAGGCAACTTTGGAGTACTTACACTGTGCTCCCTTTGCAGTGAGTTCAGTAATGTTATGGATACACTTGGAATTTGCTTGTGAACAAGACAAGTTAATAAAATTCTGAACATGGAAGCTATTAAAAATAGGagttaaagacaaaaaaaaaagattgtacCAGCCAGTGTACCTGGCTGTAAAGCTTCCTAGGGTACAGCATTTGTCCATTAATGTATTTGAATTTGACTGCAAAATAATTCCTAATTGGTTCTTGTAATAAATGCTGTTCAGGGACATGTATTTGAGTACATTGTGAGGGAGAGTTAACTGAACTAAAAAAATTTGCACAGAATGTTTTCCCCTGAGGAATATTCAATTCTGGCATTTAAAGTTGTTGGATTGGAAAGGATGTTTTGTTGTCATAAGAAGATGCTGATGCATAGAGTATTAATAAAAGTCTGTCATGTGAAAGCAATTTCAgaaggttttgttttaataaccACAGCCCAACTAAAATTCACTTCAGGATGGATCTCTGCCACAATCAGAACTGTACTAAGCCAAGATAAATGtatttatgctttaaaaaaaataattctttaattACCATTTTTTTTGCCAGCAGGTATTTAACAACTGAAAAAACTGATCATggtcctttttttcttcatgttcactttattgttttttattttttttatttttttttacaaaatgtgCACATTTAGTTTACACAAACACGCTACAGCAGATTTCAGGTGTACATGTATTGTACTACTCTTATCCTACACTGGTGATAGCAGAGCAGCCTTCAACATGCCTCTAACATCCCATCTCTACACCAGAATAGATacctgatttatttttacaaaagaaTACTTGTAACCCTCTTTCTACTTCATTAATCCCCTTTCACACTTTCTGCAGCAATGTCACAATGAAGGTTGGCCTATCTCTGATAGCATTTGACCTATTTTGAAGTATTGGCATAGACTTTGTGGACAATATATCTTAAAAATGCAATGGGgcagttttatattttatatgcaCGCTTTCTTAGAAGAATCTTTCTAGGTCCAGAATTAAGTAGCTCCAGTCTTAATGAAGAAATGATCTTAAAAAATGTAAAGTATTTATCACATATAGATGATATATAGCTAAAgtgttcattgttttcctgGTTCTGTCTCATAGTTAAAGGTATTACAAAAAGATGAAAAGGATGTTAGCCTCTAGCATTCATTATTAGTACATGTTACTATGCAGTGATGTTCATTCTCAGCACTAAAGTGGGATGGCAATTTCAAAAGTTCATgcctttttcttcattaaaggCAGAAAGACACGTACTTAGGAAAGCAGTGTTAGGATCCAGTTAAGGTTTCTTCATGAAAAATTTGAAGTCAGAAGGTCCTTAATTTTAAGCGAAGAATTTGCAGACACATCcaggaataattaaaaatacaggatGTAGGACTCCTGATACTTATGCCATGATAAATTAAGTGCAGATTTATTAGGTGAGATTGAGAAACTTACTTATATTTTTTAGGGAATAAGAATATCCATaagcaatttctttttgttctaTAACAGTTCTTGCTCTGAAGTCACCTGTTTAGTTAcgtttggggtattttggggtttttttctgaagagaaattcAAAGTTGGAAGGCAAATGTAGCAAGCTGTGCATTGCACACTGATTATAGCATTTTTAACTCAAAATATAATTCAAAAATTAGGACTACACCATAGAAATatgagaaggaaataaattgtaATGCCTCTGTATAAATTAGAAGCTAGAGATTTAAGAAATACACTTTAATACCTGGAGCTTAGTCCAGTACAAATGAGTAGCAAAActaagaatatttatttaatctcCTTGTGATTATATCTATTTTAACTAGGGATTGGAATGATAATAAATGTGCTTAATGTCAGTTCCATTTTGTTTGAGTTTGTAGTAAGAATGTTTTTTCAATACAGTCCTATTAAGTAAGTAGCCACTGTGGAAGTGCTAGATTGTATAATTTAGAAAGGGTTTTGTTGGGAAGCTTAGAATAAAAAATTTGCTTGCTTAATACATATCTCAGTGTAAAGCTGAGTAACTTTATTTATGATTAAGTGGGAAATCCATTTTTTAGATAATGTAGCAGAATAAGTCATATTTGTCCATTACTTGTAGACCTAATGTCTTCattaaatcacattttcaaaGAGCTGCATGGATCGCATTATATTCTCATCCTGTAAAAAAGAGataacacaaaaccaaaagtcACACACCTTTACAAATGTAGTTGGTGGATATCTATACTGAAATGTGGTAGAATGTTTTAGTTAattgcaacatttttttcagcCTATTTGGAGAAATGATTAGTAGAAAAATGGATCCATGCTTAAATAAGTTTTTCTGTATATTAATGAAACCAAAACTACTCTGTCAAGAATACAGTAGCATATTAAGAAAATCAGATGTGTAGCATTTCTGAGCTTATAAGTTATAATTCAGGATAAAAGAATTCACCTAGACAATAAATACTCGTGGAACAGTTGCATCAGGTGTGAGTCTACACGTAATTGCTAGTCCTGTGCACAGTACACAGGATCCTTTCTTGCAATCCTAGGGCTTCTGCTGCGTAGTTAGGGATGACTATGAAAACTAGACTGAAAAGTAGAAAAGTAGACTGAAGTGTGTGCCACTGCATGAGCCAGGATCAGTCAGTTTGACAAGTATCACCACAACACTCTTCAGCTCCTCAATTCACATTTTCTCTGTATTCACACTGAAAGATGATGACTGCTTCTAAATGCTACTTCTACTTTCTGATTGCTTTGCATTaggtaattttttaaataaaatattcatcttTGGAGTTCTGTATTATACTGATGCATCACTCTGTGCTGCAGATTTTCTCAGTAGGTAACTCAGCACAGCAGTCAGCAAAATAAGCTTTACCTTTCAGTAGACAGAAGAAAGAGTTACTTGCAGGAGCCCATATTTGTTGGCATTTCTGGATTAACAGTTGCTAGCTCAAATCAATATTTATACACAATACAAGAATTTATTATATGCACATTTAGCATTTGCTGGTCTCCACTGTAAGGATCCCTCCCTTTAGTACTTCAGAGATTCTATAGCCATCTTTAATTCCAATTAATAAAAAGACTGAATTATAGATTATTTTTGAATGTTTCATGGTGCATCAAAAACTCACTTCTTAGAAACATTATCTCAATATTATTCTCCACTACTCATCAGTGAGATTTCTATCCATTAATCTTCCAGTGAGTGACATGTGTTCAGTATCAATTTCCAGTTAAATTAGTCACTGTTCAGTCTAGTGGGTGATTTGCTTTGTAGAAGATGAGAAGTCTGAGTAATTAGCTTAATTTATGTTACGAAACATGCACAGTAGGGTTTTTTATCTTTCATTCTTTATGTCATCTGAAGTGATGCTGCTGTAAGGAATGATCTGTGTGCTATTTTGTACAATAAAATAACTTATGGAAGCAATAATATGTAATTTCAAAAATGCTCTATATCACAAGGCTAATGCTTAAAAGTTTTGTATAGCAAACCTACTATATTAAATTAgtgaaagttaaaataaaagatCTTTTTCATCACTGCATTGCTTTGAAATATCAATAAACTAGTGAATGTCACTGATGTAAGGTTAACAGTTTGGTTTAACTTAAGTCACTTATCACATTGTTAGTACAAATGTTTTTGCATATACATTAGCAACTAAGCTCAGTAAATGTGCAAGCAGACAATATGaatctgcaaatatttttacactTCCTACCAATTttattatatatgtattatCATGAATTAAACTGGTAGTTTTCTAAAATCAACTCCATACTTCTGAAGTTGGCTGTTTCTTTAGAGGAGACTTCCAGTGCCACTCCCTCAGTCAGTCAAATGAGAAGAGTCTTCACAAGGAAATACAGACTTGTCATAATATTTTGAACAAGATGAGTTTTAGTAGCTTTTTTTTCACCAtctttaaaaaaccaaaccaaaacaaaacagaaaacccccAGATGCTTGCATTGGAATTATTTGGCAAGTGTATCTTTTTCATTTGCCTCTTTTTTCAGTACATTTTTCTACACAAATTTTCATATTTGACTTGTTAAATGCTTCCTAACTCAAAACAAAAGGAGGTGTTATACATATGAAGCATGGTCCATATGAAGCACAAACCTGTATGAATGAACTTTGGCAGATCTGACCTACCTTTGAGCCAGTTTTTCATAGGTTTGAAAAtggtttctttgctgttttcaggATAGCCCAAACCATCAGCATTGTGTATGGAAAGGGTTGCTCCTGCAGAAAACACCTGTGCCAGAAGCCTTTTTCTCATTATCAGAGTGACCTATGTCACTCCCCCTGACAGTTGCTATGCACTGTGCATGCCTTAGTCCTTTGACTGTTTTTCGTGGTGCTGCTGTAGATACGAAGCAATGCCCAAGTCAGACCATTTTCCACTGGACCCATCAGTGGAAGGAGGCAGTTAAGGAACTGGGAAATGCCTAGCTCTTGAGGTAGCTCCATTCCTGTTCTTTGACCTAGATCTGCTCTCTGGTAATTTATATGAAGTCAAACAGCTACCACTTTCTGGGACTCAGTCTGTTGTATCTAGGGCAGCATAGTCCATTTCTCCTGTGGGAGCTGAGAGACTGCTGGAGTCTGGATGGCAGACTGACATTCAAACACATGTGGGGTaaggagagcagggaaatgaGGTCATATACATGCCCTGTCTAAGATAGAGGGAGGATGAGGGAAAGCACCATTCTACTCAGATCCTTCTACCCACTGTCCAGAGAAGGCAGCACTCAAAGACCGAGTGCTTTGCAATTCCCTACATTATGTAACTGTTTCAACACTTTCTGAATGGACAGGACATTCTTTGCAATGGGACTGTGAATTAAGAGCCTTGAACACCTGTATACCTCAAGATGTAAAGTGCCGCTGTAGTGATAGTTGTGCCAAACAAGTGCTCAGCACAACaatgccattttttttaaaaggcacaCACATGTAAAATGAGTGTTTAAGAACACACCAGAGTCTCTCaatgctacaaaaaaaaaaaaaaaatctcaggaacATACACCAGTAACCTGAAGTAGAACCTCTGTCCAAAGATGTTTTGCTGTGTTCCTTTTTGCTTGTACAGTAAGCAATCCACATTTCCTTTAGTTATTGCAAAACAGGAGTAAAAAGGGATGTACTTCTGCAACTCATTTGTTTGGCTTCCAATTCAATGTAAAGGAATACCAGTTCCTGGAGACTGGCAAGTCTTGCCTGATATAACCTTCGAAGAAAAGGTTCCTGCATCCTTTCCCTGGCAGAACATGCTCCAAGGTCTATTTAAAGATTGAGACCTTACCTTTTTAGATCTCATACCTATCAGGATGTTAAGAAAaggttttcctgcagctgtgttttaaaagcagcagccaTGCTCCTTAGTAAAATATGTAATCCCGAAAAGAGCAAAGCCACATTAACTCCTGAACTGAGATTCTTGAAGGACTTTGAAACCCAGTCACTAGTGGGGTTCTGCAAGGCTCATCCTCAACCAATTCTCTTCATTAATGACCTGGATGCAGGACTCAAAGGAATACTAAGTAAATTTGTGGACACAACTAAACTGGGAGGAACTCTCAATTCACTTAAGGTcagggaggccctgcagagagacctggacaaAATAGACAGATGTGTGATGACCTTtaggttttgccttttttttcttttatatgttCTCTGTATTCTTCACACATATATTTGTAACTCTGTCACCTATTGTATTAGTGACTAGTTTTCCCAGTACTTTTCCATGGCCTTTCCTAGGCAGGAAAGACAAATCAAATTCCAGAGCTCCAAGCCCCGAGGGGTACAAGACCCCATGCTCTCTTGCTTCTCCGTGCTGTCTTGCTTCTTCCTGGGAACTAAGGCCAAGAACAACTCTTGTAGAGATCATTTCATGGATAAAGTACAACTACTGCTGAAGGGGGGGGGGCTCCAGAGAAGGGCTTGACCTGGGGAGGGTGGAATTGCATAACCACTTGATCTAATTGGTGCCTTTTATCAATTATGCTTATTTCCTAAAAGCTATAAAATGTACTCATCTCTGGGGGGTGGACTTTTGTGTATATCTTTCCATAGCTGCTCCTGAAGGTCTTCAGATAAAGATCCCCTTTTACATTACCTCCTTACTAAAATTACCTTGAGTTTCATTTCCAGGTTGAGCAAAAGGCAACACAATCACCAACCATATAAAGTTTAACAACGGCCACtcctggattctgcacctgagACGGAGCAATCCAGTTTGTGTAGATCAGGAAACAcaaggctggaaagctgcactctggaaagggacctggtGTCCTGGTCAGTGgaaagttgaacatgagccagcagtgccctggcagccaggagggcaaaGTGTGTCCTGGGGAGCATCAGGAACAGCATCACCAGTCAGacaagggagggattgtcctgctctgctctgagctggggtgaCCTCATCTTGAGTCCTGTGTACAGTTTTGGACACCACGATGTAAGAAAGACATAAAGCTATTAGAGAACATCCAAAGGAGcccatgaggatggtgaaggctTTGGAGGGGAAgctctgtgaggagcagctgaggtcacttggtctgttcagcctggagcaaaggacactgaggggagacctcattgctgtTACAACTCCttgggaggggaagaggaggggcaggcactgatctctgctctgtggtgacagtgacaggacccaagggaatggcctgaagttgtgttaGGGAACTTTaagttggatattaggaaaagattcttcacccagagaATGGCTGGAtcctggaacaggctccccagggcagtgatcacagcaccaagcctgacaagagttcaagaagtgtttggacaatgctctcagatACACGGTGTGATCCTTGGGGTGTCCTGCACAAGGCCAGGAATTGGACTTTATCCTGATGGGTCTCTTCCTACTCAGTatattctatgactctatgaaTCCTAGTTCCAAACCTCAGTTCTAAAACCAAATCTCAATATAAACATGAATTACATACTTTGAAGCACAGAAGTCTTAAAAAAAGAGGTTCTTAAGAGAGAGACAAAAATTTAGGCAGCAAGACATTTTTTGTATCAAAAAACCATAGCCACCATTGAAGTTAAAAGTCAGGGATGGTGA includes the following:
- the PACRGL gene encoding PACRG-like protein, translating into MSSGIQIKTKTAAPKSKTCSPESQPKPSDKLNPKTIDPFHAYSQPPSAFAATYARGGIPCRLVHGSVKHKLQWECPPETLLFDPLLLTLAEGLRETKHPYTFVSKEGFKELLLVEGAAEKAIPLLPRLVPVLKAALAHVDDEVFGRGLEALVQLSAVVGPSLNDHLKLLLTNLLKRLMDKKYREKVTVALQKLEHHGGKAAVAIIKSKIPTYCSIYS